The genomic stretch ATCCGTGATGACGGTCAGGTTCTTGCGGCCGCGGATCGGCTGGAGGTAGCCGTGCGCGGCGGAGCAGCGAACGCCGCGCCTTGAGTCAATATTGTATTGAACCCAATCGAAACCTTCATGATCGCCGGTGTTGTAGTCGTCGACCACCGGCATACCCATCTCGCGACCAGCTTCGAGAAACGCTTCGAACAAAGGCGTGCGATAACTTCCATAGCTGACGGCAATAGGCCCGAATGACCCACGGTCCTGCGATGAAGGTCCTTGCCAGGTCTCCATTCGTTTGAAGTAGGGCAGGACGCTGTCCCAGCCCCAGCCGGTGGCGCCGGCGCGCTCCCAGTCGTTGAAGTCCTCTGCGTGCCCTCGCACAAAGATCATGCCGTTGATCGCAGATGACCCGCCAAGCACCTTGCCGCGCGGAAGGTTGAGGCGCCGGTTATCGGCGCCCGCCTCGGGCTCACTCACCAGTTTCCAATCGAGCTTGCTTCCGACCGTGTAGTTCACCCCAATTGGAATCCGGATCAGGGGATTGCGGTCCCGTGGACCAGCTTCGAGCAGAAGAACCTTGGTCGCAGGGTCGGCGCTGAGCCTGTTGGCCAGCACGCAGCCGGCGGATCCGGCGCCCACGATGATAAAGTCATAATTTGCGGTCACGGACATTTCCTGTGGGATGCGAACCTGGCAGATGGCTGGGTCCAGACGATCATGATTTGGCTCACCAGTCCTGGCCGCTTCAACCCTTGATGGATCCAGCGGCCAGCCCGCGCAGGAAGTAGCGCCCGGCAAAGACATAGACCAGCAGAGTCGGCAGGGCAGTCAGGAATACCGCAGCCATGTTGACGTTGTATTGCTTCGTTCCAGTCGTCGATGCGACCATGTTGTACAGACCGACCGTCACCGGAGAGGTCAGGCCGGACGTGTAGGTCGTGGCTAGAAGATAATCGTTCCAGATGTGCGTAAACTGCCAGATGACCGACACAACAATCGTCGGAATGGCAATCGGAAGCACGATCCGGCGGAAAATCTGGAGGAATCCGGCACCATCCATCCTGGCAGCGCTGACGATCTCGTGCGGAACGGTGACGAAGAAGTTGCGAAAGAACAGGGTTGTGAACGCAATGCCGTAGATGACGTGCACTAGAACGAGCCCCACCACGCTGTTTGCGATACCGAGAGAACCCATCACATAGGCTAGAGGGATCAAAACGATCTGCAACGGTATGAACACGCCGAAAAGCAGGAAGGCGAAGACCCAATTGTGCCCGGGGAACTTGAAATGGGTCAGCGCGAAGCCGTTGATCGCACCGATCGGCGTCGACAAAATGACCGCGGGCACGACCATGGCGACCGAATTCAGAAAATAGGGCGCCAGCCCGTTGCAGCTCGTGCCGATGCAAGCATTGAACATCGCGTCGCGCCAGGGCTGTAGTGTGGGAGACGCAGGCAGGTCGATCATCGTGCCGCTGCGGAGTTCCTCAAGAGATTTTAGCGACGTCAGCACAACCACCAAAAGCGGAAAGATGTAGATCACCGCCATGAACAGCAGCGCACCATAAATAATGACTCGCGTTGCCCGGTGCGCAAGACCGGTTCCAAGCACCACGTCATGCGTGCTCATTGGAGCCCTTCCGGGTCGAAGCGTAGAGATAGGGTATGACGATTGCCAGGATTGTCATGAAGATCATCACCGCACTGGCTGCTCCGACACCAAGTTGCGATCGCTCGAAAGTCTGCTTGTACATGAAGGTCGCGGGCAACTGGGTGTTGTTGGCTGGCCCGCCATTCGTCAGCGCTATCACCAGGTCGAAGGTTCGCAAGGCTTGCTGTACAAGCACAACCGCGACAGTCACGAATGTCGGCCCCAGGAGCGGGATGATTATGCGACGATAGATCGATAGACCTCCCGCCCCGTCCAGCCGCGCCGCCTTGATCAGATCTTCGTCTATTCCTCGCAAGCCGGCGAGGAAGAGCGCCATAACGAAGCCAGATGCCTGCCACACACCGGCTAGCACAACTGTGTAAAGGGCGAAGCGCGGGTTGACGAGCCAGTCGAAACGGAAGCTCTCCCATCCCCACATGTGCATGACGCGTTCTATGCCGAGACCTGGGTTTAGGATCCACTTCCAAGCAGTCCCGGTAACGACGAAGGACAGAGCCATCGGATAGAGATAGATGAGACGCAAAGCGCCTTCAGCACGTATTCTTTGGTCGAGCAGGATGGCGAGAAAGAGACCGACGACGGTTGTGATCAAGATGTAGAGAAACGTAAACACCACGATATTTTTGGCCGACTGGATCCAGACCGGATTTGACCATAAATTATAGTATTGCCTCAAGCCGACCCAGTGATAGTCGGGCAACATGCCGGATGCGCTGAAAGATATATATGCTGTCCAAATCATGAAGCCGTAGACGAAAATCGACGCGATCGCGATCGAGGGCGCCAAGGCAATCTGCGACGCGTATCTGCCCAGAAACGCGCGCGCACTGCCGCTTACCAAACTCGGACGCGCAGTAAAGGATTCGGACTTGAGCGATAGCAATTCCATCCGCCTTGCCGCCAACCGTTGCTTTAGATTCCTGACCTGCAGCGCACCGCAAATCGTTTCCTGCTGGAACAATCCACGGTGCGGCAGTATGGGGACGCCCCTACTATTCCGAGATTGACTTCAGTCCGCTCGCGAGTTGATCCACGGCGGCCTGGGACGTCATCGACGGCTGCTCGAAGAAGGTCGAGACGACATCCATGAAGACGCCGCTCTTGGCCGGGCTCCAGGCCTCGAAGTGTGAGATCGCAGGAAAGGCCTGGCCTAGCGATGCCGCATCTTTTTGGGCCTTGAAGGAGGCTTGGGCGCAGAAATCGAGCGCATCGGCGTTTACATCGGTGCGCGCCGGCGTCGCCCCCTTCTTCAGGTTGAAGGCTAGCTGCACTTTGGGATCGAAAACAACCTCGGCCAATGCGTCTTGCGCGGCCTTAACCGCAGCGTCCTTGTTCTTGAAGAAAACAAAGGCAGTGGAAACGCTGAGATAGGTCTGGGCATTGCCGGGAGGCGGCGCGCAGCCATAATCGATATTCGGCTTCAGATTGGCCAGCACCATCTCGCCCTTAACATAATCGCCGAGCACCTGCATGCCAGCTTCGCCGGTCATGACCATCTTGGCGGCTATGTTCCAGTCACGTCCCGGATAGTTCGGATCGACATACTTGTTCATGTTGCGAAATTCATCGAAGACCTTGATCATCGTGTCGCTTTTCAAGGCCTCCTCGTTCTGCTCCACGATGGCCTTGCGGTAGAAATCGGGACCGCCAACAGCGACAAGCACGGTCTCGAAGAGTGTCGCCTCCTGCCAGTTGACGCCGCCTATCGCCAAGGGGATCACTCCAGCGGCCTTCAGCTTGTCCGCTACCGCATGGAACTCATCGAGCGTGGCGGGCGGCTGCAGACCCAACTTATCGAACACCTTCTTGTTGTACCAAAGCCAGTTGGTGCGCTCGATGGTGGTGGGCACGCCATAAAAGGCGCCGTTAAGCTTCAGGTGGGGGATCAGCCCCTTGGACATGACATTGTCCCAGTCGCCCTTTGTTGCCACCGCCGACAAATCAGCCAGCGCGCCCTGATCCACCCACTGCTTGACTTCATTCGAGTGCATCAAGACCGCATTCGGCGGGGAGCCTGCGGTGACGCGAGAGCGCAGCACCTGGTTGAGGGTATCGGTACCAGTCGCAGGCAAGTCGACCCACGAATAGCCATTTGCGGTAAACGCGTCCTTGATGGTGCCAATGGCCGCTGCTTCGGAACCGCTGGTGAAGAAATGCAGAACTTCCAGCTTCTTTTCCTGCGCGTAACTCGCCGTAGTGGCGGCTACGAACATCGTTGCGGCCAGAAGGGTCCGCACTACGCTTTTCTGCTTCCCATTGATCATTGCCAATCCCCTTTTAGCTTTGAGCGAAGGCCGTACGCTCACACAAAGTGGCTACAGCATTCAGACGACACTTGAGGACAAAGGGACCGAGGTTGTCAAGTCCCCGGGTGGATTGTCACGAACCACGAGCATCGTCTTACGACAAAAATGCTTGCATATCGGGCGAATATCCCGGTTTTTGCCTTTTCTGCCGGCACCACGACCTCACAACCCTATTGGCAACCCGGGCATTCTCCTGTACTGAGTTCAGTATTCACTTTCGGAGAGAAGCGTGACAATGTCGGCACAAGTGTATACCCTCTTGTCTGCCGTGCCATTTCCGCAGTCCTCCTTGGATGCGGCGATAGCGAGGGGCATTTTTCCAGGGTTTGCTGGCGACCTGACCGCCCCCGCAACCTTGGAAGATGCTGGATGCCTCGTGGACCTGACTGCGAGCGCAGTGACGTCGGTATCGTTGAAGCCGCCGCTCCTTGCTGCTTGCCTGGAGAACTGGGATTCACTCTCGAACTGCAAGTCACGAGGACGTGGGTGATATGGTGCGGGTCGGTATCGGTGGGATTTTCCATGAAACAAATACATTCGCCGCGCCGACCAGCCTCGGCGATTTTCAAGTTCTGCGTGGCACCGAAATTTCGGCGTTCAGCCGATCGACGCGAACCTATCTTGGGGGCCTGATCGACGAAGCGACAGCGCTTGGCTTCGATGCCCTTCCGCTTCTTTACGCGGAGGCAACCCCGTCAGGCACGATCCGGCGCCAGGACTACCTGTCACTACGCGCGGAATTGGTCGAGCAGGCGGCCCGCTCTGATCTCGATGGGCTCCTTTTGTCGCTTCACGGCGCGGGCGTCGTGGAAGGGATAGATAGCCTGGAGGAGGACTTGTGCGAGGCGTTGCGGGAGCGCCTGGGTGACAAGGTGCCGATTGTAGCGACCCTGGACCTTCATGGGAACATTCGGCAGCGCCTTGGCGATCTTTGCTCGGCGCTATTTCCGGTGCGCTTCAACCCGCATGTCGACCAGCACGAGCGGGGCGTCGAGGCTGCACGTTGTCTTTCCGAAATCGTGCTGGCGCATGCCTGCTATGACACTGTAGTCGAGCAGGTGCCAATGCTGTTCCCCCCTGTTCCGACCAGCTTGCTGCCCCTTCTCGAACTCGACAGGCTTTGTACGGAAATCGAAGCGGAGGGTGGCGTCGCTTGCGCACGCATCATGCACGGCTTCCCCTACGTCGATGCGCCTCATATCGGCGCCTCGATTGTCGTTGTGGCCCGCCGGGACCAGGACCAAACCCCACGACAGTTAGCGCAACGGATCGCAAAGGCCCTTTGGGAGCGGCGGGAGCGCATTAAGGTAGAATGCCTGCCGGCTGAAGGTGCGGTCCAGGAGGCAATACGCGAGGCGCGCCCGGTCGTCGTCAACGAGTTCTCCGACAATACAGGGGCTGGTAGCCCAGGTGATGGCACTCACCTCTTGTCCGCCCTTCTGGCGGCTGACGTGCGATCCTGTTTCTCGCATGTCTTTGACCCTGGCACGGCGGCGCAAGCGGCTGCAGCAGGCGTAGGGTCGTCAATCCAGGTGGAACTCGGCGGACATAGCCACGCGCTGCTGGGCCAGCCCGTTAAGGCCCAGGCGGAAGTTCTCGGGCTGAACAGGGGGCTTTTCCATGTCAAAAGCCCAATGGGGACTGGTGAAACGATCGACCTTGGGCTGCTCGCGACGCTGCGGATCGGAAATGTCGACATAATCGTCTCGAGTGGGAGGCGGCAGACACTGGACGATGGACCGTTCATCAAGGCCGGCATCGACATATCGCAATTCCAAATTATCGCGCTCAAGTCGAGCCAACACTTCAAGGCTTGGTTTGAGCCGTGCGGCGCGCGGATCATCACGGCCGACCCGCCGGGTCTCTCCCCTGTCGACGTGAGCAGACCTCATCGTAACCGTTTGAAACGACCTACATGGCCGATCGACGCGGCCGTGGAATATCGACCGGATGCCGAGGTCAAGGGAAACCCCGCATGAACAAGCTGGCGGCCGATGTGACCTATTCGCCCCATGGATCTTTGGATTTTGAGAAGGCCGAATATCAAGCCCGAATCCGCGCAATCCAGCTTGAGATGGAAAAGCGCGGTGCAGAGATCCTCCTGGTGGATCAGATCGATCATCTTGCATATCTCTTCGGCTACCTTGCCACGGCAGCTCGTTATCAGGCGGCTTTGATCCCATCGGCGGGGGAGCCTTGGTTGATCGTGCGGGAACTGGATCTTGGCACCTTCCTCGACCAGTCCTGGTCAAGGTCTTTCGAAACCTTCGCCGACGACGAGGATTCGCAGGACAGGGTGACAAGAGCCATCGCGCGGCTGGGGCCGAAAAGGCTGGCTGTCGAAAAAGACAGCAACATCCTGACGATAGCGCGGCTGAATCAGATCCGGGCCGGGAATCCAGGCATGGAGATCGTGGATTTCTCGGGCGTGATCTGGGAACACCGGCTGACCAAGTCCGAGGCTGAGCTGGCCTATATTCGGCATGCCGCCGCGATCGGCGACGCTATCGTGTCGGCCGGAGCTCACTCCATCAAGGTGGGGATCGACGATCGTGACAGTCTAGCTGCCATGTACGAGGCCGCCATCTTACATGGGGCCGACAACACTCGCGCGGCTATCGTTGGGAGAATGACGGGAGCGGATGCCTTGATTGGCGGCGTGAAGGGCGCACCCTGGGCGCATGGCGAGCGGGTGTTCCTCGAGGCGACACCACAGTATCGCGGCTATTGCGCACGTCTTGTCCGGCCTGCCATGGCGGGCAAGGTCGGCGACGCCGACAGGGAGATCGCCAGACAGCTGGTTTCGATACAGGATCGCCAGATCGCGGCGATGGTCCCTGGCGCAAGCGGCGGGGAAGTCGACGCAATCTGCCGCGACGAGGTCCTGCGCAGCGGGGTCAAGGCAGTCTTCACTCAAATCACGGCTTACACGCTTGGCTACCAGGCCGTGCCTCGAGTCAGCGATCATACGCGGATCATGGCCCCTGGCCAAACCTGGACCTTCAAGCCAAACATGGTCTTCCATGTGGTGCTCCACACGCCCGAACTGGCGTTCAGTGAGACTGTCGTGGTTACCCAAAACGGCCCCGAGCGGCTGTCGATGCTGCCGCGACATATCCTGTCGGAGTAGCCGTAGATGCGTGCCTATGAAGTCACCAAGAACGGCTTGAGATTATCCGGGCGGGATCGCCCTTCACCCGGCCCGGGCGAAGTTGCGATCCAGGTCGAGGCGATCGCCCTCAATCGCGGCGAATGCCGAAGCGCGGTTCAGGGAGAGTTTCCCGAAGGCATTGTGCCGGGATGGGATACGGCCGGCATAATCAGCAACATTGGAACCGGTGCCGAGGCCCCGCCCGTAGGTACACGAGTCGTCGCCCGTGGCCTGAGCGGAGGATGGGCCGAGTGCCGAATCGTACACGCCGGCGATATTGCCATAGTGCCGGACGAGGTCGATCTCGGCGACGCCGCTGCGCTTGCGACCGCCGCCACGAGCGCTCTCGCGGTCCTGACACGGAGCGGACCTATTTTGGGACGTTCGGTGCTGATCACCGGCGCATCGGGCAGTGTCGGACGATTCGCCGTTCAACTGGCCCGCATGGGCGGCGCCAAGGTAATCGCAGTGACGCGTCGAGAAGCTGATGTCGACGCCTTGGTCGAGCTCGGCGCGCATGAGGTTTTGACCGACCTCGACAGTGCCTCGGGCGCCGATCTCATCATTGAGACCTTAGGGGGAGCGCCGTTGGTTCAGGCCGTCGGTCTGCTCAACCCCGGCGGGATACTGCAATCCGTTGGTTGGAGTTCCGGCCAGAACGCGACTTTCACCGATTTCGCTCACTTGAGGAAAAACGGCGGTGCGATTCAAGGCTTTGCCATTGGCGAATATCGCGTCGGCGCACTGCTGACGCAGTTGATCCGGCTTGTTCAATCCGGCGCATTGAAGACCTCGATACAAATGCGCCAGCCGTGGGAAGAGTTGCCTGCTGCCGTTGCGGCAGTTTTACGACCCGGCTTCCACGGCAAAGCCGTTCTCAACTTGAAAGATTCGGCCAAAAACCAAGCGTGAATACAGAATTATTTTTTCACACCTGCAAGAAAGAGGGAACACCGTGACACCAAATAATCTCAAAGCAGCACTGGGGTCCGGGCTGCTGTCCTTTCCAGTCACCCATTTCAATGCGGAAGGTCGCTTTTCTCCCGAAAGCTACAAAGCGCACGTGGCATGGCTTTCGAGCTTCCAGGCGCCAGTACTGTTCGCTGCCGGCGGCACCGGAGAATTTTTCTCGCTCACCCCTGACGAGATCCCTCAAGTGGTGAAATCGGCCAAGGAGGCCGCAGGTGATACGGCTATCGTTTCGGGATGCGGCTACGGAACAGAGATCGCCGTTGGCATCGCCCAGGCTGCACAAACGGCAGGCGCCGACGGGATTCTGCTCTTGCCGCACTATCTCATCGATGCGCCCCAGCAGGGGCTCTACGAGCATGTGCACAAGGTATGCCAATCGGTCGATATCGGGGTCATGGTCTACAATCGCGACAACTCCATCATCCAGGCCGATACGCTAGCCAGGCTTTGCGACGCTTGTCCCAATCTCATCGGCTTCAAGGACGGCACGGGCGATATCGGGGCCATACGACAGATCACAGCCAAGCTGGGAAACAGGCTTACCTATCTCGGCGGAATGCCTACGGCCGAGCTTTTCGCCGAAGCCTATCTTGGCGCCGGCTTCACGACATATTCCTCGGCCGTGTTCAATTTCGTCCCCGCCCTTGCACTCGAGTTTTATCGCGCGCTTCGCGCCGGCGAGCGGG from Mesorhizobium sp. 113-3-3 encodes the following:
- a CDS encoding M81 family metallopeptidase, with the protein product MVRVGIGGIFHETNTFAAPTSLGDFQVLRGTEISAFSRSTRTYLGGLIDEATALGFDALPLLYAEATPSGTIRRQDYLSLRAELVEQAARSDLDGLLLSLHGAGVVEGIDSLEEDLCEALRERLGDKVPIVATLDLHGNIRQRLGDLCSALFPVRFNPHVDQHERGVEAARCLSEIVLAHACYDTVVEQVPMLFPPVPTSLLPLLELDRLCTEIEAEGGVACARIMHGFPYVDAPHIGASIVVVARRDQDQTPRQLAQRIAKALWERRERIKVECLPAEGAVQEAIREARPVVVNEFSDNTGAGSPGDGTHLLSALLAADVRSCFSHVFDPGTAAQAAAAGVGSSIQVELGGHSHALLGQPVKAQAEVLGLNRGLFHVKSPMGTGETIDLGLLATLRIGNVDIIVSSGRRQTLDDGPFIKAGIDISQFQIIALKSSQHFKAWFEPCGARIITADPPGLSPVDVSRPHRNRLKRPTWPIDAAVEYRPDAEVKGNPA
- a CDS encoding M24 family metallopeptidase, translating into MNKLAADVTYSPHGSLDFEKAEYQARIRAIQLEMEKRGAEILLVDQIDHLAYLFGYLATAARYQAALIPSAGEPWLIVRELDLGTFLDQSWSRSFETFADDEDSQDRVTRAIARLGPKRLAVEKDSNILTIARLNQIRAGNPGMEIVDFSGVIWEHRLTKSEAELAYIRHAAAIGDAIVSAGAHSIKVGIDDRDSLAAMYEAAILHGADNTRAAIVGRMTGADALIGGVKGAPWAHGERVFLEATPQYRGYCARLVRPAMAGKVGDADREIARQLVSIQDRQIAAMVPGASGGEVDAICRDEVLRSGVKAVFTQITAYTLGYQAVPRVSDHTRIMAPGQTWTFKPNMVFHVVLHTPELAFSETVVVTQNGPERLSMLPRHILSE
- a CDS encoding zinc-binding dehydrogenase; translated protein: MRAYEVTKNGLRLSGRDRPSPGPGEVAIQVEAIALNRGECRSAVQGEFPEGIVPGWDTAGIISNIGTGAEAPPVGTRVVARGLSGGWAECRIVHAGDIAIVPDEVDLGDAAALATAATSALAVLTRSGPILGRSVLITGASGSVGRFAVQLARMGGAKVIAVTRREADVDALVELGAHEVLTDLDSASGADLIIETLGGAPLVQAVGLLNPGGILQSVGWSSGQNATFTDFAHLRKNGGAIQGFAIGEYRVGALLTQLIRLVQSGALKTSIQMRQPWEELPAAVAAVLRPGFHGKAVLNLKDSAKNQA
- the kdgD gene encoding 5-dehydro-4-deoxyglucarate dehydratase; its protein translation is MTPNNLKAALGSGLLSFPVTHFNAEGRFSPESYKAHVAWLSSFQAPVLFAAGGTGEFFSLTPDEIPQVVKSAKEAAGDTAIVSGCGYGTEIAVGIAQAAQTAGADGILLLPHYLIDAPQQGLYEHVHKVCQSVDIGVMVYNRDNSIIQADTLARLCDACPNLIGFKDGTGDIGAIRQITAKLGNRLTYLGGMPTAELFAEAYLGAGFTTYSSAVFNFVPALALEFYRALRAGERARCETLLNEFFYPFMAIRNRAKGYAVAAIKAGVRLKGFDAGKVRAPLVDLSSEEEDLLAGLIARQALQ
- a CDS encoding carbohydrate ABC transporter permease, whose amino-acid sequence is MFQQETICGALQVRNLKQRLAARRMELLSLKSESFTARPSLVSGSARAFLGRYASQIALAPSIAIASIFVYGFMIWTAYISFSASGMLPDYHWVGLRQYYNLWSNPVWIQSAKNIVVFTFLYILITTVVGLFLAILLDQRIRAEGALRLIYLYPMALSFVVTGTAWKWILNPGLGIERVMHMWGWESFRFDWLVNPRFALYTVVLAGVWQASGFVMALFLAGLRGIDEDLIKAARLDGAGGLSIYRRIIIPLLGPTFVTVAVVLVQQALRTFDLVIALTNGGPANNTQLPATFMYKQTFERSQLGVGAASAVMIFMTILAIVIPYLYASTRKGSNEHA
- a CDS encoding carbohydrate ABC transporter permease gives rise to the protein MSTHDVVLGTGLAHRATRVIIYGALLFMAVIYIFPLLVVVLTSLKSLEELRSGTMIDLPASPTLQPWRDAMFNACIGTSCNGLAPYFLNSVAMVVPAVILSTPIGAINGFALTHFKFPGHNWVFAFLLFGVFIPLQIVLIPLAYVMGSLGIANSVVGLVLVHVIYGIAFTTLFFRNFFVTVPHEIVSAARMDGAGFLQIFRRIVLPIAIPTIVVSVIWQFTHIWNDYLLATTYTSGLTSPVTVGLYNMVASTTGTKQYNVNMAAVFLTALPTLLVYVFAGRYFLRGLAAGSIKG
- a CDS encoding ABC transporter substrate-binding protein, whose translation is MINGKQKSVVRTLLAATMFVAATTASYAQEKKLEVLHFFTSGSEAAAIGTIKDAFTANGYSWVDLPATGTDTLNQVLRSRVTAGSPPNAVLMHSNEVKQWVDQGALADLSAVATKGDWDNVMSKGLIPHLKLNGAFYGVPTTIERTNWLWYNKKVFDKLGLQPPATLDEFHAVADKLKAAGVIPLAIGGVNWQEATLFETVLVAVGGPDFYRKAIVEQNEEALKSDTMIKVFDEFRNMNKYVDPNYPGRDWNIAAKMVMTGEAGMQVLGDYVKGEMVLANLKPNIDYGCAPPPGNAQTYLSVSTAFVFFKNKDAAVKAAQDALAEVVFDPKVQLAFNLKKGATPARTDVNADALDFCAQASFKAQKDAASLGQAFPAISHFEAWSPAKSGVFMDVVSTFFEQPSMTSQAAVDQLASGLKSISE